In the genome of Colletes latitarsis isolate SP2378_abdomen chromosome 9, iyColLati1, whole genome shotgun sequence, one region contains:
- the LOC143345461 gene encoding uncharacterized protein LOC143345461 isoform X1, with protein sequence MEAIRSVYIDKRTPNRNISKFMFENCDNTKISDMIQVKQKTIIESNLKMAARIHRNSKMYSNNVHHSTSSSTEVLKKHQNEDCTILNVTQFQRNLYDIVKKHPRKKFLELQNNENVTRTISQSSFQNLVDSKFQDDCNILMNFEKDGECGMRKPVIRKLKNNTNRILQNSTNRILRKRKIIRTEHSIRTVRKTYFKKTVRKRKLRNFSDSVVQTRKNDIKINRDLIISTSSINCKKLIIPLIRIEDHSLYDRLQLIKTSNYIENGTQNQEVERPHYQLRKDTTMQLRSSVSKQYRRINIKKNKKINVENENLKKFKDQKTHLSHVFEKQNKNTRLPEEVNTNLKALDFDSTNQLIKQKLKRNKIEKKPFKRDILNLPKINSITESMCSQVNDIEHMMNMSLNKSNDFSISTSDQQNNGTLVNHESEFVEEHINSKENYIEEIDTEDKSMELKENILKFFLRYKPNIVNNETKKSPRIINSKTFQNNDIRKSVAMCFKCKQVFNLLQQFSDKINFLEDEKLCIECTLCNVQINLLSDFQQHVMNIHFPCEKNSQTTKSSFAVEIVNLDEKLNSSCNDNNDSSSNNISNDHFIFECCCCSKVYKRMKWFKKHIKNVHPNLDKSKWNTTTDTENYEEKQFIETSEMYRKHKTEQVVDKTCALNKNPITDITNNLTEISNQQETNVIRTHNRVHEYCYNTKEINLQDNNNSMLRVGLKRKMSEIKHSNITKITRTSNLENDIQNLNNEEINSDFSNLENISLIATSEFTNLTNIQINKKDTRSKPIHGTFPYDCNICSKSYKRKQAFLLHMRKHGINMNTNTGENEEQNIQKILKDSNTINLKDDILLPNITNLNINTGVNEEQKVQEIVKASNIIKLKDNTLLSNIYTKDSQDYFNSYKDCNVLNSIAKVINENAEHTIKEENIMLETGSVFNYNYILYVNFTQKVRQGIKQQKLIKFHINIAKKYNMDNTRQQIINNEIKDKFILNCATNTNFTFNTYKGDVIIHLPKKIYCNICDRKFNSERILKEHMFFLHDSVFKGRELSNLFMPYFNEYYEEENVSIQDINLYRTKYNISYNRLCEMVSKCDINKKHRKWRCNPCKENFALIRNYLRHKYYCHNDKSVVHICDNCNKVLTSVAMVNIHMCINVTSWNCKRCNLKFINSVSLTQHNINYHLETVGPHICDFCKLSFLTRYMLDKHKRIHSITGDYGNVNKSIASSTNTSVKPNLLCSATNTSTSGIEIPKEKIYMLNQKCISLLNESIQNLNVLNEAVDLSLETEIDFTGVSLLCNDDNMLKCKFCNVVCITNVQMKFHLENLHSIKVEVCRLCNGLCTMDELTKHLINRHIVFDDLDFKLINGQKLEDFQNNTVGFLGLKRLISLYEYQRFDGITENQRFNCVICSKEFSNVQLYKIHHLEFHDTICLLCNIEFKYSFQALEHKIKIHISFEIYLWVIQKIISSILQCNKYGNTLEDIILQYSETKIHDNEKNLTNAKGHVCTESSETEIF encoded by the coding sequence AAATGTAACACAATTCCAAAGAAACTTATATGATATTGTTAAAAAACACCCAAGAAAAAAGTTTCTAGAATTACAAAATAATGAGAATGTTACACGGACTATTTCACAGTCCAGTTTTCAAAATTTGGTTGATTCAAAATTTCAAGATGATTGTAATATTTTGATGAACTTTGAAAAGGATGGTGAATGTGGAATGCGTAAACCTGTTATAAgaaagttaaaaaataatactaaCAGAATACTGCAAAATAGTACTAACAGAATActaagaaaaagaaagattataCGAACAGAGCACTCCATTAGAACAGTGAGAAAAACATATTTTAAGAAAACAGTAAGAAAAAGGAAGTTAAGAAATTTTTCTGATAGTGTAGTACAAACAAGgaaaaatgatattaaaataaatagagACCTAATAATATCCACAAGTTctataaattgtaaaaaattgatAATACCTTTGATTAGAATAGAAGACCATTCATTATATGATAGATTACAGCTTATAAAAACTTCGAATTATATTGAAAATGGAACACAAAATCAAGAAGTAGAAAGACCACATTATCAGTTAAGAAAGGACACTACTATGCAATTGCGAAGTTCTGTAAGCAAACAGTACAGAAGAATCAacataaaaaagaataaaaaaataaatgtagagaacgaaaatttaaaaaaatttaaagaCCAAAAGACACATTTGAGTCATGTATTTGAGAAACAAAATAAGAATACACGTCTACCTGAAGAAGTTAATACAAATTTGAAAGCTCTTGATTTTGATTCAACAAATCaattaattaaacaaaaattgaaaagaaataaaatagaaaaaaaacccTTTAAACGTGACATTTTGAATTTGCCTAAGATAAATTCTATAACTGAATCAATGTGTTCACAAGTAAATGACATTGAACATATGATGAATATGTCTCTGAACAAATCAAATGATTTTTCGATTTCGACTTCGGACCAACAAAATAATGGTACACTTGTAAATCACGAAtcagaatttgtagaagaacacATAAATTCTAAAGAAAATTACATAGAAGAGATTGATACAGAAGATAAAAGTATGGAACTGAAagaaaacattttaaaattctTCCTAAGATATAAACCAAATATAGTAAACAATGAAACAAAAAAGAGTCCAAGAATTATCAATTCAAAAACTTTTCAAAATAATGACATAAGAAAAAGTGTTGCAATGTGTTTTAAATGTAAGCAAGTTTTCAATCTTTTGCAACAATTTtcagataaaataaattttctagaaGATGAAAAATTGTGCATTGAATGTACACTTTGTAATGTACAAATTAATTTGCTGTCTGATTTTCAACAACATGTTATGAATATACATTTTCCATgtgaaaaaaattcacaaactACAAAAAGCTCATTTGCAGTTGAAATTGTTAATCTTGACGAAAAATTGAATAGTAGTTGTAATGATAATAACGACAGCAGTAGCAATAATATAAGTAATGATCACTTTATTTTTGAATGTTGTTGTTGTTCTAAAGTTTATAAACGTATGAAATGGtttaaaaaacatattaaaaacgtGCATCCCAATTTGGATAAATCAAAATGGAATACCACAACTGACACAGAAAACTATGAAGAAAAGCAATTCATTGAAACTTCTGAAATGTATAGAAAACATAAAACTGAACAAGTAGTTGATAAAACATGTGCTTTAAATAAAAATCCCATCACTGatattacaaataatttaaCAGAGATTTCTAATCAACAAGAAACAAATGTTATAAGAACACATAATCGCGTACATGAATATTGCTATAAtacaaaagaaataaatttacaGGATAATAATAATTCAATGCTAAGAGTGGGATTAAAAAGAAAGATGAGCGAGATAAAGCATTCGAATATTACTAAAATTACAAGAACTTCCAATTTGGAAAACGAcatacaaaatttaaataatgaagAAATAAATTCAGACTTTAGCAATCTTGAAAATATTTCACTGATTGCTACTTCAGAATTCACAAATTTGACCaatattcaaataaataaaaaggataCACGATCAAAACCAATTCATGGAACTTTTCCATATGATTGTAATATTTGTTCTAAAAGTTATAAGAGAAAACAGGCATTTTTGTTACACATGAGAAAACATGGAATAAATATGAATACTAATACTGGTGAGAACGAAGAACAAAACatacaaaaaattttaaaagatagtAATACAATTAATCTTAAAGACGACATACTTTTACCAAatataacaaatttaaatattaatactggTGTGAATGAAGAACAAAAAGTACAAGAAATTGTGAAAGCTAGTAATATAATTAAGCTCAAAGACAACACACTTCTATCAAATATATACACAAAAGATTCGCAAGATTATTTTAACAGTTACAAGGACTGTAATGTATTAAATTCTATTGCAAAAGTAATTAACGAAAATGCTGAACACACAattaaagaagaaaatattatgCTTGAAACGGGTAGtgtatttaattataattacatATTATATGTAAACTTTACACAGAAAGTAAGACAAGGTATAAAACAAcaaaaattgattaaatttcaCATAAATAtagcaaaaaaatataatatggaTAACACTAGACAACAGATTATAAATAATGAAATCAAAGATAAATTTATACTAAATTGTGCAACGAACACTAATTTTACGTTCAATACCTACAAAGGCGACGTTATAATCCATCTACCAAAAAAAATATACTGCAATATATGtgatagaaaatttaattctgaaaGAATATTAAAGGAACATATGTTCTTCTTACATGATTCCGTTTTTAAAGGTCGTGAGTTATCAAATTTATTTATGCCATATTTTAATGAATATTACGAAGAGGAAAATGTGTCCATACAAGATATTAATTTGTATAGGACGAAATATAATATTTCATATAATAGATTATGTGAAATGGTTAGCAAATgcgatataaataaaaaacataGAAAGTGGCGTTGTAATCCTTGCAAAGAAAACTTTGCATTGATTAGGAACTACCTACGTCACAAATATTATTGTCATAATGACAAATCTGTAGTGCATATTTGCGATAATTGCAACAAAGTTCTTACTTCTGTGGCAATGGTGAATATTCATATGTGTATCAATGTTACCTCTTGGAATTGTAAGAGATGTAATCTGAAATTTATCAATAGTGTATCCTTAACACAGCATAATATAAATTATCATTTAGAGACTGTAGGTCCACATATATGCGATTTCTGCAAATTAAGTTTTCTTACAAGATACATGCTAGACAAACACAAACGTATACATTCAATAACTGGTGATTATGGTAATGTGAACAAATCCATAGCTTCATCTACAAATACATCAGTAAAACCTAATTTACTTTGTAGTGCAACTAATACAAGCACTTCCGGCATTGaaatccccaaagaaaaaatttaCATGTTAAATCAAAAATGTATTAGTCTCTTGAACGAAAGTATACAAAATTTAAATGTATTAAATGAAGCAGTTGACTTGTCCTTAGAAACAGAGATTGATTTTACTGGTGTATCTTTGCTATGCAATGATGATAATATGTTGAAATGTAAATTTTGTAATGTAGTATGTATTACAAATGTACAAATGAAATTTCACTTAGAAAACTTGCATAGTATTAAAGTAGAGGTATGTCGACTTTGTAATGGTCTATGTACTATGGATGAATTAACAAAACATTTAATAAATCGTCATATAGTCTTTGACGATTTAGATTTCAAATTAATTAATGGACAAAAATTGGAAGATTTTCAGAACAATACAGTGGGATTTCTTGGACTGAAACGCTTAATATCTCTTTATGAATATCAACGGTTCGATGGTATCACAGAAAATCAACGTTTTAATTGTGTGATATGTTCAAAAGAATTTTCTAACGTCCAGCTTTATAAAATTCATCATTTGGAATTTCACGATACAATATGTTTATTGTGTAATATAGAATTTAAATACAGTTTTCAAGCATTAGAACATAAAATTAAGATTCATATATCGTTTGAAATATATCTTTGGGtaatacaaaaaataatttcatctaTCCTGCAGTGTAACAAATATGgaaacactttagaagatatcatATTACAATATAGCGAAACAAAAATACACGATAAcgaaaaaaatttaacaaatgcAAAAGGACATGTTTGCACAGAAAGTTCTGAAACAGAGATTTTTTAA
- the LOC143345461 gene encoding uncharacterized protein LOC143345461 isoform X2: protein MIQVKQKTIIESNLKMAARIHRNSKMYSNNVHHSTSSSTEVLKKHQNEDCTILNVTQFQRNLYDIVKKHPRKKFLELQNNENVTRTISQSSFQNLVDSKFQDDCNILMNFEKDGECGMRKPVIRKLKNNTNRILQNSTNRILRKRKIIRTEHSIRTVRKTYFKKTVRKRKLRNFSDSVVQTRKNDIKINRDLIISTSSINCKKLIIPLIRIEDHSLYDRLQLIKTSNYIENGTQNQEVERPHYQLRKDTTMQLRSSVSKQYRRINIKKNKKINVENENLKKFKDQKTHLSHVFEKQNKNTRLPEEVNTNLKALDFDSTNQLIKQKLKRNKIEKKPFKRDILNLPKINSITESMCSQVNDIEHMMNMSLNKSNDFSISTSDQQNNGTLVNHESEFVEEHINSKENYIEEIDTEDKSMELKENILKFFLRYKPNIVNNETKKSPRIINSKTFQNNDIRKSVAMCFKCKQVFNLLQQFSDKINFLEDEKLCIECTLCNVQINLLSDFQQHVMNIHFPCEKNSQTTKSSFAVEIVNLDEKLNSSCNDNNDSSSNNISNDHFIFECCCCSKVYKRMKWFKKHIKNVHPNLDKSKWNTTTDTENYEEKQFIETSEMYRKHKTEQVVDKTCALNKNPITDITNNLTEISNQQETNVIRTHNRVHEYCYNTKEINLQDNNNSMLRVGLKRKMSEIKHSNITKITRTSNLENDIQNLNNEEINSDFSNLENISLIATSEFTNLTNIQINKKDTRSKPIHGTFPYDCNICSKSYKRKQAFLLHMRKHGINMNTNTGENEEQNIQKILKDSNTINLKDDILLPNITNLNINTGVNEEQKVQEIVKASNIIKLKDNTLLSNIYTKDSQDYFNSYKDCNVLNSIAKVINENAEHTIKEENIMLETGSVFNYNYILYVNFTQKVRQGIKQQKLIKFHINIAKKYNMDNTRQQIINNEIKDKFILNCATNTNFTFNTYKGDVIIHLPKKIYCNICDRKFNSERILKEHMFFLHDSVFKGRELSNLFMPYFNEYYEEENVSIQDINLYRTKYNISYNRLCEMVSKCDINKKHRKWRCNPCKENFALIRNYLRHKYYCHNDKSVVHICDNCNKVLTSVAMVNIHMCINVTSWNCKRCNLKFINSVSLTQHNINYHLETVGPHICDFCKLSFLTRYMLDKHKRIHSITGDYGNVNKSIASSTNTSVKPNLLCSATNTSTSGIEIPKEKIYMLNQKCISLLNESIQNLNVLNEAVDLSLETEIDFTGVSLLCNDDNMLKCKFCNVVCITNVQMKFHLENLHSIKVEVCRLCNGLCTMDELTKHLINRHIVFDDLDFKLINGQKLEDFQNNTVGFLGLKRLISLYEYQRFDGITENQRFNCVICSKEFSNVQLYKIHHLEFHDTICLLCNIEFKYSFQALEHKIKIHISFEIYLWVIQKIISSILQCNKYGNTLEDIILQYSETKIHDNEKNLTNAKGHVCTESSETEIF from the coding sequence AAATGTAACACAATTCCAAAGAAACTTATATGATATTGTTAAAAAACACCCAAGAAAAAAGTTTCTAGAATTACAAAATAATGAGAATGTTACACGGACTATTTCACAGTCCAGTTTTCAAAATTTGGTTGATTCAAAATTTCAAGATGATTGTAATATTTTGATGAACTTTGAAAAGGATGGTGAATGTGGAATGCGTAAACCTGTTATAAgaaagttaaaaaataatactaaCAGAATACTGCAAAATAGTACTAACAGAATActaagaaaaagaaagattataCGAACAGAGCACTCCATTAGAACAGTGAGAAAAACATATTTTAAGAAAACAGTAAGAAAAAGGAAGTTAAGAAATTTTTCTGATAGTGTAGTACAAACAAGgaaaaatgatattaaaataaatagagACCTAATAATATCCACAAGTTctataaattgtaaaaaattgatAATACCTTTGATTAGAATAGAAGACCATTCATTATATGATAGATTACAGCTTATAAAAACTTCGAATTATATTGAAAATGGAACACAAAATCAAGAAGTAGAAAGACCACATTATCAGTTAAGAAAGGACACTACTATGCAATTGCGAAGTTCTGTAAGCAAACAGTACAGAAGAATCAacataaaaaagaataaaaaaataaatgtagagaacgaaaatttaaaaaaatttaaagaCCAAAAGACACATTTGAGTCATGTATTTGAGAAACAAAATAAGAATACACGTCTACCTGAAGAAGTTAATACAAATTTGAAAGCTCTTGATTTTGATTCAACAAATCaattaattaaacaaaaattgaaaagaaataaaatagaaaaaaaacccTTTAAACGTGACATTTTGAATTTGCCTAAGATAAATTCTATAACTGAATCAATGTGTTCACAAGTAAATGACATTGAACATATGATGAATATGTCTCTGAACAAATCAAATGATTTTTCGATTTCGACTTCGGACCAACAAAATAATGGTACACTTGTAAATCACGAAtcagaatttgtagaagaacacATAAATTCTAAAGAAAATTACATAGAAGAGATTGATACAGAAGATAAAAGTATGGAACTGAAagaaaacattttaaaattctTCCTAAGATATAAACCAAATATAGTAAACAATGAAACAAAAAAGAGTCCAAGAATTATCAATTCAAAAACTTTTCAAAATAATGACATAAGAAAAAGTGTTGCAATGTGTTTTAAATGTAAGCAAGTTTTCAATCTTTTGCAACAATTTtcagataaaataaattttctagaaGATGAAAAATTGTGCATTGAATGTACACTTTGTAATGTACAAATTAATTTGCTGTCTGATTTTCAACAACATGTTATGAATATACATTTTCCATgtgaaaaaaattcacaaactACAAAAAGCTCATTTGCAGTTGAAATTGTTAATCTTGACGAAAAATTGAATAGTAGTTGTAATGATAATAACGACAGCAGTAGCAATAATATAAGTAATGATCACTTTATTTTTGAATGTTGTTGTTGTTCTAAAGTTTATAAACGTATGAAATGGtttaaaaaacatattaaaaacgtGCATCCCAATTTGGATAAATCAAAATGGAATACCACAACTGACACAGAAAACTATGAAGAAAAGCAATTCATTGAAACTTCTGAAATGTATAGAAAACATAAAACTGAACAAGTAGTTGATAAAACATGTGCTTTAAATAAAAATCCCATCACTGatattacaaataatttaaCAGAGATTTCTAATCAACAAGAAACAAATGTTATAAGAACACATAATCGCGTACATGAATATTGCTATAAtacaaaagaaataaatttacaGGATAATAATAATTCAATGCTAAGAGTGGGATTAAAAAGAAAGATGAGCGAGATAAAGCATTCGAATATTACTAAAATTACAAGAACTTCCAATTTGGAAAACGAcatacaaaatttaaataatgaagAAATAAATTCAGACTTTAGCAATCTTGAAAATATTTCACTGATTGCTACTTCAGAATTCACAAATTTGACCaatattcaaataaataaaaaggataCACGATCAAAACCAATTCATGGAACTTTTCCATATGATTGTAATATTTGTTCTAAAAGTTATAAGAGAAAACAGGCATTTTTGTTACACATGAGAAAACATGGAATAAATATGAATACTAATACTGGTGAGAACGAAGAACAAAACatacaaaaaattttaaaagatagtAATACAATTAATCTTAAAGACGACATACTTTTACCAAatataacaaatttaaatattaatactggTGTGAATGAAGAACAAAAAGTACAAGAAATTGTGAAAGCTAGTAATATAATTAAGCTCAAAGACAACACACTTCTATCAAATATATACACAAAAGATTCGCAAGATTATTTTAACAGTTACAAGGACTGTAATGTATTAAATTCTATTGCAAAAGTAATTAACGAAAATGCTGAACACACAattaaagaagaaaatattatgCTTGAAACGGGTAGtgtatttaattataattacatATTATATGTAAACTTTACACAGAAAGTAAGACAAGGTATAAAACAAcaaaaattgattaaatttcaCATAAATAtagcaaaaaaatataatatggaTAACACTAGACAACAGATTATAAATAATGAAATCAAAGATAAATTTATACTAAATTGTGCAACGAACACTAATTTTACGTTCAATACCTACAAAGGCGACGTTATAATCCATCTACCAAAAAAAATATACTGCAATATATGtgatagaaaatttaattctgaaaGAATATTAAAGGAACATATGTTCTTCTTACATGATTCCGTTTTTAAAGGTCGTGAGTTATCAAATTTATTTATGCCATATTTTAATGAATATTACGAAGAGGAAAATGTGTCCATACAAGATATTAATTTGTATAGGACGAAATATAATATTTCATATAATAGATTATGTGAAATGGTTAGCAAATgcgatataaataaaaaacataGAAAGTGGCGTTGTAATCCTTGCAAAGAAAACTTTGCATTGATTAGGAACTACCTACGTCACAAATATTATTGTCATAATGACAAATCTGTAGTGCATATTTGCGATAATTGCAACAAAGTTCTTACTTCTGTGGCAATGGTGAATATTCATATGTGTATCAATGTTACCTCTTGGAATTGTAAGAGATGTAATCTGAAATTTATCAATAGTGTATCCTTAACACAGCATAATATAAATTATCATTTAGAGACTGTAGGTCCACATATATGCGATTTCTGCAAATTAAGTTTTCTTACAAGATACATGCTAGACAAACACAAACGTATACATTCAATAACTGGTGATTATGGTAATGTGAACAAATCCATAGCTTCATCTACAAATACATCAGTAAAACCTAATTTACTTTGTAGTGCAACTAATACAAGCACTTCCGGCATTGaaatccccaaagaaaaaatttaCATGTTAAATCAAAAATGTATTAGTCTCTTGAACGAAAGTATACAAAATTTAAATGTATTAAATGAAGCAGTTGACTTGTCCTTAGAAACAGAGATTGATTTTACTGGTGTATCTTTGCTATGCAATGATGATAATATGTTGAAATGTAAATTTTGTAATGTAGTATGTATTACAAATGTACAAATGAAATTTCACTTAGAAAACTTGCATAGTATTAAAGTAGAGGTATGTCGACTTTGTAATGGTCTATGTACTATGGATGAATTAACAAAACATTTAATAAATCGTCATATAGTCTTTGACGATTTAGATTTCAAATTAATTAATGGACAAAAATTGGAAGATTTTCAGAACAATACAGTGGGATTTCTTGGACTGAAACGCTTAATATCTCTTTATGAATATCAACGGTTCGATGGTATCACAGAAAATCAACGTTTTAATTGTGTGATATGTTCAAAAGAATTTTCTAACGTCCAGCTTTATAAAATTCATCATTTGGAATTTCACGATACAATATGTTTATTGTGTAATATAGAATTTAAATACAGTTTTCAAGCATTAGAACATAAAATTAAGATTCATATATCGTTTGAAATATATCTTTGGGtaatacaaaaaataatttcatctaTCCTGCAGTGTAACAAATATGgaaacactttagaagatatcatATTACAATATAGCGAAACAAAAATACACGATAAcgaaaaaaatttaacaaatgcAAAAGGACATGTTTGCACAGAAAGTTCTGAAACAGAGATTTTTTAA